Below is a window of Betaproteobacteria bacterium DNA.
GAGCGCGTTCAAGTCGAGCTTGGCTTTCCTCATCTTGGGAAACAGTTCCTCCTGCTCTTCCTTGACGTGATGGTCGATGTACTCGCCCAGCACGGTCACCTTGGCGTCGTACAGCTCGTCGCCTGGCGTCATGTCCTCCAGCTGCGCGATAAGGTCCTTCGCTGTAGCGTGTTCGACTTCGGCTTCGTCAAGCAGATCTTGTTCTTCCAGCGCCTCTCGGGCGGCCGGATAGAAGATCTCTTCTTCGATCGTGGCATGCACCGTTAATTCGGTGCAGATCTCTGCGGCGAGCGCCTCTTTCTTGTCGGCATTGGAGCCGCTCGATTCGAACGACTTGAACAGCTTTTTTACCTTGTCGTGATCGGCGGTCAGAAGGGTGATCGCGTCGTCGGTCTTAGCGCGGGAATCGGCTTTCGCACGATTGGAAGAATGTGAGGCGGTGCCTCGGGTCGTAGCCACTATGTTTCTCTCCGGTGATCGCTCGTTGCTGCGAGCGCTGTCTTAAATAACGCAAAGGCCGGTCCCGCCTATGATTCGTAACGCACGCGGATTATTGCTCTTACCCATTCGATCGATACATGTAACGACTGGGTAACCCGCCTGAAAGGGGG
It encodes the following:
- a CDS encoding hemerythrin domain-containing protein: MVATTRGTASHSSNRAKADSRAKTDDAITLLTADHDKVKKLFKSFESSGSNADKKEALAAEICTELTVHATIEEEIFYPAAREALEEQDLLDEAEVEHATAKDLIAQLEDMTPGDELYDAKVTVLGEYIDHHVKEEQEELFPKMRKAKLDLNALGAQMKARKEELMAEMSEVA